CCATTTGAATTTTGTTGTTAAATCACGAAGATATACGAAAATGTATTATCAGTAAAAATTACCTGATGAACGGTCTGAATTCTATTTTGTCGTTAGGCTTTGTAGCCAAACATCTTGTTGTCTTTGATCATACTGGCAACTTTCCCTGGTACATGTTGTTCCCAGCCAGAGTCTCCAGACTTTATTTGACTCAAAACCTCGTTGGATTGGACATGCTGTATGTTCCTTTTGGCTGAATCAATGTCCACAATGAAGTCATTTTCCTTCAAATAGAGGTACAAGTGCTCTAAATGCTTGGGTGGCTCAAAATTCAGAGAGGTCTCAATTTGACCATTGTATAGGGTAGGGTAGATGAGTAGTTTGACATTAGAACCAAATAATCGACTGAAGGATTCCAAAAGTCCTCCTCTCAGGCTTTCATAATAGCTCTCGTCGAATAGTTTGCGCAGATTATCTGTTCCCACTACGAAGGACATGCGTTTTCCTTTTGTAAACTGGGAAAGAAATGCGGCAAGTTTATAATGTTCGGTATAGTTAGAGATCAATACATTGTGATCAAGAGAGTTGAGTAGCTCGACTCTATCCAGAAAATCGTTTTCGTCGATTTTTCCATCCATAGACAGATCGTTCAGTGTCAGTTCAGTGGTAATCAATATTTTGTCATGCTCAACTTTTGCGTCCTTTTTGAACTCGTTGATGGAAGACTCAATCATATCCTCACTCACTACCGTGACAGGTCGGAAATACCCTCTTAGAACACAGATATTCTTTTTGTAAAGGAAAGTAGATGGCTGCTGGTTGTTTCCGTTCTTATCAAACATGGCTGCATGAGTTAAACCATATTTGACTAGTTTCAAACTCATCAAACGGTTGTCTACATGCTTAAAGCTTGGGCCAGAGAGTTTGAAGTAATCAATTTCTACTCGTCCTTCACTTATGTTGTCCACGATAGAAACCATCATTCTATCAGGATTGATATTGTGGTTGAAGCAGGCATAGATCAAGTTAACTCCAATTTTACCCAAAACTTCCTGCTGCCAAATCGTCTCTGGGTCCTTCAATACAACATGTATGATGATATCATTGTGCGGCGCGTTAGGCTCCAATTGGAATCTAACCCCCAACCAACCGTGCCCTTGATTGGTCTTTTTAAAGTTGATGGTTTCGATGGTGTTGGCAAATGCAAAGAATTTGCTCTTGTCTGCACGTGCGGTTAACCTTTTCGAAAGAAGGCCATACTCTTTGTCCAGCATTTTCATCAACTTTTCCTGGCAGACATATCGCTCCGTCTGTCCATAAATGGCATCCGAAAAGTCCATGTCATAGGCCGACATGGTTTTGGCAATGGTACCTGAAGCACCTCCTGCTTTGAAAAAATTAGCGGCGACTTCCTGGCCAGCGCCAATTTCCGCTAATGATCCATAAATTGATTCGTTTAGATTTAGTGATAAGGCTTTTTCTTTCGTGGTATGTACACCTGATTCCATATTGTTTCTCAGAGTTTGAACAAAAGTATGGACTTGTCTATCTTTATTGAAGTTCCAAAGCTTTATTTTTGATAAAAAGTTATCGGGATTATGATCAATTGACAGAACTCTGTCGTTTGATTGTCTGTAACCTGATGTTAAGTTGAAAACCTGAGTATGAATCCTGTTATTGCCAACATTCTAAAACTAAACGAGCCGGTAGTTATTTTCGGGATTGTGTTTTTTATTATCATCTCAATTATCATACTTCTCTATTATATAGATTCACTCAACTTGTTTTATTATCGGAAAGTGAAATTCACATTTGAGAATGTCGATATCACTTACCGATACAAATGGAAACTTTTCACCAGCAAAGGATCACCATATTTTATCTGGCGAAAAATCGAATTTATAAATCATGACACTAAAATGACCTCAGAGCATATCATTGACCCTGTTTCTGAGGAAGGCCATATTTTATACTTCTATCTCGACCACAATTATAAAACTCACACTGGCATGCTATTCGATGCATTAGTCGTAAGAGATGCCGATGTGTCCATGGGCTTTGATTTGTATTCTTTGGATTATCTAGGCAAAGATTACGTCTATGAAAGAAGGGAAGGCGAAACGGAATACATCGGGATGATCGAGAGAGGTAAATTCTATGAATCCGAGGGGATGTTTCGCAATGTCAAAAGCCGGGAACTGAATTATTAGTTCTGGTTATCGACCATTTCAATGTTTTTGATCAATTCATCATTTTGATGACCGTTGGCTCCATAGTTCATACTCATGGTTCCTTTGGTTCCGTCTTTGGCCTCAATGGCAAATAATTCAGTTGAATCTCCAGGGTTAGTCATCCCTTCGAATCTGAAATTGCGGGTAATTTTTAGCTCTTGTGGCTGGTAATGCTTATCTGAAAAGACGGCATGAATGGAATTCTCTTTGGGAATGAAGTTTTCCTTAAACCCCTCTTTAGTTAAGGCATTCATCGCTTCCGAAAGTGTATCAAAAGTTTGTGTTTTCATGTTTTCTGTCTTTAGTTATCAAATAATGCTTATATATACCAACGGCTCTAATCCATATGGGTTTTAAAGGTTTGGGTTGAGATTTGAATCCATCTGCTCCCAAAGCGTAAGGTTTTGAATGTAAGAACTGGCATTAATGGTTATCTTTCAAATTAATGAAAATGAAAAAGCTCCCAAACCTGGTTTTGTCCACTCTGCTATTGTTGATTGTTTCTTTGTCATGCTCTAAAAAGAGCGAAAAAAGAAGCGGGAAGGAATTATACACTACCTATTGCGCCTCATGTCATCAAGCTGTAGAAATTCAGGATTTGCCTAAAAAAACCTGGGATCAATATGTTTTGCCAGAAATGGCTGCTAAGATGGGAATTAGAGAAGAAGGCTATAATCCCTATGAGGGGATGAGCTATCGGAAAATGGAAGCGACCATCAGGTCAGGTCAATATCCAACTCAAGCCATGCTGAGTCAGGAGGAATGGCGAATATTGCGTGAATACATCATCCAATTGGCGCCTGATTCAGTGATTAATGATGTACCAACCATTACTGAAACCAATTTGGAGTTTAAATCCCATCAGGTCAATTTGGATGATGCCGGAGGGGCTTATGTTGTTAGATTGGGTTATGATCAATCTACACATGCGGTCTTGGCTCAGGATCTATCAGGACGTTTATTTGAATATGATTTTTTATCTACGAAAAGGACGCTAAGGTTTGACTGGGAGACTACTGTGATAGATTATACCAAAACTTCTAAGGCTTCTTATCTCACCGAAATTGGCGTTTTAAACCCCTCTGAAGAGAAAAAAGGGCGATTGATAAAAGTGGAAGGGGACACCACTGTTTTAGTAGATAGCCTTCATCGTCCTGTGCATACATTGGTGCGAGATTTGAATAATGATGGTGAACTAGAATTTGTTATCAGTGAATTTGGACACTTGACGGGTCAACTTTCGCTTTTGAAAAAGGATCCTAAGGGCCAATATGTCAAGGAAGCATTGTATGGTCTGCCTGGTGTGATACGTGTGATCGCGAAAGATATGAATCAAGACGGGAACTTAGATTTGATATTTGTTGCTTCACAGGCAAGGGAAGGAATCTATGTTCTTTATCAGGAAGAGAATCTTACATTCTCGTTGAAGCAGTTGGTGTCGATGAGTCCGGTTTATGGAATCAGCTGGTTTGAGTTATTAGATTTTGACGGAGATGGTGATTTGGATATCGTAACGGTCAATGGCGATAATGCCGATTACTCGGTTGTGCTCAAGCCTTATCACGGTATGCGTATTTATCTCAATCAAGGAGAAAATAACTTTGATGAGGCCTATTTCTACCCTATGAATGGTGCCACCAGGGTAAAATCTGGAGATTTTGATCAAGATGGCGATTGGGACTTTGCCTTAATGTCTACATTCCCTGATTACGGAAAAACAACAGATCAATCTATTATTTATTTGGAGAATAAAGATACTGAGGGGATGGAGTTTGTGCCTAGTGTGTTTCCCGTGTCTAATGAGGGAAGATGGTTAGTGATGGAGTCTGCTGATGTGGATCAGGATGGAGACGAAGATTTAATCTTTGGGTCTTTCACTTATACCTTTTCGCCTGTCCCAGAGCTTTTTACTTCGAAATGGGCTAATAATTCCACAGACCTTTTGGTATTGGAAAATCTATTGCGTGATTAACCAGTTGACTTTTGAGAAATATGCCCGAGGACTGCTCGGGCATGTTGCTTCTAAAATGATTTGATGTCTGTTTGGGCTAGTCTGGCATTGATCTCCATTTGTTTTCTTGTGGTTTCTACTAGCTCATCATTTTGCGCATTGAGCTCTTCATTATTTTGGTTCAGTTCTTCATTTTTCTTTTTCAGTTCCTGTTTTACTGCATGAAGCGCTTTGTTAATGTCGGCCATCTTTTTATTTGATGATCTTAGGTGCAATTTGACAATGGCGTCATTTAAGGTGTTTTGTCGGAAAGTCTGACTCCACTTTCCACAAATTACTACAATGGCTGTAGCGAGTATTGCATGAAAAATAAAAGTTTGAAGATCCATATACTGTAATTGGGTGAAATACACATCTGGAACCCCCATGAACTGTGCGTAAGCAAAACTCGCATGATGAATAAGAATGAAAGCGATCAATGGAATTTGAAGTTTCCAATCTTGATAAATGATGAGGATGGCGGCACTGATGAAAGCAAAAAAGTGCATTTCGAATAGACCGTGCATTTGATAGATGAATAAGGCTACATAGATTCCGAGAAAGGTGCTGCCTACATACCGATGAAGCTGGTGCTTCGGTAGCAAGGCTTTGGTGCCAAACCACGCGATGAGAGACAAAGCCCCCACAGAAAGTGCCAGGATCCACGTGTCATAGAAAAAAGCCAGAAATATAGCTAGCCCTGCATGCACCATGAGTACCCGTGACATATAGATGTCAGCTCCTAAGTGGTGTGGTTTTAAAATCTGTGCTATCTGCACTTTCGATATTTGGTCTATTGTCATTGACTAAAGGGTTAATTTCCAAAGTTTAAATTCATTGTCGGGCAATCCGCACCCATACGATATAGTAGATAGTAATCCGAAATCTGGTGCATTTCTATTCATCATCAATGAGTCTATTGCCATTTGTGCAAAATTGCTGCCAGGGTCTGTACAGTATCTAGCCTTATTGTAATTGCCTCGATAGAATAATTTTCTGTCGGTATTGACTATTACTGCTTGTGGAGTGGAATAAACCCCGAAAGTATGTGCGAGCTTCATTCCCTGATCTATTGTTACAGTCAATTCCTTGTCAAAATAAGATAGGGATTTCTCAAAATCACTTCCCTCAGGTACTACAACTACAAAGTCCATTTTGGATTCAAATTTTCTTTTCAAACTATTGAAATGTTTGACATTGAACCTGGAACAGGGACACCCTGGTTTAAAAAAGTGGTAGAAAACAGGTCGGTCAATTGGAGCTAGGCTACTATCAGGTATCACCAGTGATTGATTAACGGGTACGATCTGATAATCATTTGGGACTGGAGTTGGAAAGGAATACTGGAGTTCTTGTTCCCAAAATAGGAAACCAAGGAGTAAGATGACTGAAAGAAGCAAAGCTCCTGCTATTAATTTTCTTAGCATAAAGGTTTGAA
This is a stretch of genomic DNA from Reichenbachiella ulvae. It encodes these proteins:
- a CDS encoding TonB-dependent receptor, whose protein sequence is MESGVHTTKEKALSLNLNESIYGSLAEIGAGQEVAANFFKAGGASGTIAKTMSAYDMDFSDAIYGQTERYVCQEKLMKMLDKEYGLLSKRLTARADKSKFFAFANTIETINFKKTNQGHGWLGVRFQLEPNAPHNDIIIHVVLKDPETIWQQEVLGKIGVNLIYACFNHNINPDRMMVSIVDNISEGRVEIDYFKLSGPSFKHVDNRLMSLKLVKYGLTHAAMFDKNGNNQQPSTFLYKKNICVLRGYFRPVTVVSEDMIESSINEFKKDAKVEHDKILITTELTLNDLSMDGKIDENDFLDRVELLNSLDHNVLISNYTEHYKLAAFLSQFTKGKRMSFVVGTDNLRKLFDESYYESLRGGLLESFSRLFGSNVKLLIYPTLYNGQIETSLNFEPPKHLEHLYLYLKENDFIVDIDSAKRNIQHVQSNEVLSQIKSGDSGWEQHVPGKVASMIKDNKMFGYKA
- a CDS encoding phosphoribosylpyrophosphate synthetase; its protein translation is MKTQTFDTLSEAMNALTKEGFKENFIPKENSIHAVFSDKHYQPQELKITRNFRFEGMTNPGDSTELFAIEAKDGTKGTMSMNYGANGHQNDELIKNIEMVDNQN
- a CDS encoding FG-GAP repeat domain-containing protein, with the translated sequence MKKLPNLVLSTLLLLIVSLSCSKKSEKRSGKELYTTYCASCHQAVEIQDLPKKTWDQYVLPEMAAKMGIREEGYNPYEGMSYRKMEATIRSGQYPTQAMLSQEEWRILREYIIQLAPDSVINDVPTITETNLEFKSHQVNLDDAGGAYVVRLGYDQSTHAVLAQDLSGRLFEYDFLSTKRTLRFDWETTVIDYTKTSKASYLTEIGVLNPSEEKKGRLIKVEGDTTVLVDSLHRPVHTLVRDLNNDGELEFVISEFGHLTGQLSLLKKDPKGQYVKEALYGLPGVIRVIAKDMNQDGNLDLIFVASQAREGIYVLYQEENLTFSLKQLVSMSPVYGISWFELLDFDGDGDLDIVTVNGDNADYSVVLKPYHGMRIYLNQGENNFDEAYFYPMNGATRVKSGDFDQDGDWDFALMSTFPDYGKTTDQSIIYLENKDTEGMEFVPSVFPVSNEGRWLVMESADVDQDGDEDLIFGSFTYTFSPVPELFTSKWANNSTDLLVLENLLRD
- a CDS encoding TlpA family protein disulfide reductase; this translates as MLRKLIAGALLLSVILLLGFLFWEQELQYSFPTPVPNDYQIVPVNQSLVIPDSSLAPIDRPVFYHFFKPGCPCSRFNVKHFNSLKRKFESKMDFVVVVPEGSDFEKSLSYFDKELTVTIDQGMKLAHTFGVYSTPQAVIVNTDRKLFYRGNYNKARYCTDPGSNFAQMAIDSLMMNRNAPDFGLLSTISYGCGLPDNEFKLWKLTL